A part of Paraliobacillus zengyii genomic DNA contains:
- a CDS encoding CoA-acylating methylmalonate-semialdehyde dehydrogenase, with protein sequence MSLLQQNLATIKNFVGGSWIDSTTSDYQEVIDPSNGNGIAKVPISTETDINNAVEIAHKAFNKWRKVSVPKRARILFKYHELLTKNHQQLAELVSKENGKSYKEAYGEVLRGIECVEFATGAPSLMMGENLSTIATDIDSQFFRYPIGVVGGISPFNFPMMVPCWMFPLAIACGNTFILKPSERTPLLANKLAELLQEAGLPDGVFNIVHGAHDVVNGLIEHEQIKAISFVGSEPVAKYVYKKAAANGKRVQALAGAKNHHIVMPDADRKIAIQHIISSAYGSAGQRCMACSAVVAVGDNADAFMEAFKAEVDQVKMGNGMDEEVTLTPIISKESVKNALSYIDKGIDEGAVLLRDGRKEMELFSEGNFLGPTIFDYVKPEMAIAKDEIFAPIVSVMRAADLDEALEIVNNSRFGNSATIYTDSAKAVRQFREDAEPGMLGVNIGVPAPMAFFPFSGWKNSFFGDLHVNGKDGVSFYTRKKMITSRF encoded by the coding sequence ATGTCATTGCTTCAACAAAACCTAGCAACAATAAAAAACTTTGTAGGCGGTAGTTGGATAGATTCGACTACGAGTGATTACCAGGAGGTAATTGACCCCTCTAATGGAAATGGCATCGCAAAGGTTCCTATTTCAACAGAAACAGATATTAATAACGCGGTAGAGATAGCTCATAAAGCTTTCAATAAATGGAGAAAGGTTTCTGTACCTAAAAGAGCGCGGATTCTATTTAAATATCATGAACTGCTAACAAAAAATCATCAACAATTGGCTGAACTAGTCTCAAAAGAAAATGGAAAGAGTTATAAAGAGGCATACGGAGAAGTGTTGCGTGGCATTGAATGTGTTGAATTTGCAACTGGAGCTCCTTCATTAATGATGGGAGAGAATTTATCTACAATTGCAACGGATATAGATTCTCAATTTTTTCGTTATCCGATAGGTGTAGTGGGTGGTATCTCGCCCTTTAATTTTCCCATGATGGTACCGTGCTGGATGTTTCCATTAGCAATTGCGTGTGGGAACACATTTATTTTGAAACCATCGGAAAGAACGCCGCTACTCGCAAATAAATTAGCAGAGTTGTTACAAGAAGCTGGCTTGCCTGATGGGGTATTTAATATTGTTCATGGTGCACATGATGTTGTAAATGGGTTAATTGAGCATGAGCAAATAAAAGCTATATCATTTGTAGGATCTGAGCCAGTAGCGAAATACGTCTATAAAAAGGCAGCAGCTAACGGCAAACGTGTTCAGGCTCTAGCTGGTGCTAAAAATCATCATATCGTTATGCCTGATGCAGATAGGAAAATTGCAATTCAACATATAATAAGCTCTGCATATGGAAGCGCAGGACAACGTTGTATGGCATGTAGTGCCGTAGTTGCTGTTGGTGATAATGCTGATGCATTTATGGAAGCATTTAAAGCTGAAGTTGACCAAGTGAAAATGGGTAATGGCATGGATGAAGAAGTTACGTTAACACCGATTATAAGTAAAGAGAGCGTAAAAAATGCGCTTAGCTACATTGATAAAGGAATTGATGAAGGTGCTGTTTTACTGCGTGATGGAAGAAAAGAAATGGAATTATTCTCTGAAGGGAATTTCTTAGGTCCAACTATCTTTGATTACGTAAAGCCAGAGATGGCCATAGCAAAAGATGAAATTTTCGCACCCATTGTAAGTGTAATGAGAGCGGCTGATTTGGATGAAGCTTTAGAAATCGTAAATAACTCGCGATTTGGAAATTCCGCTACTATTTATACGGATAGCGCTAAGGCTGTAAGACAATTTAGAGAGGATGCAGAGCCAGGTATGTTGGGTGTGAATATTGGTGTTCCTGCACCAATGGCCTTCTTTCCGTTTTCAGGTTGGAAGAATTCATTCTTTGGGGACTTACATGTTAACGGTAAAGACGGCGTTTCATTTTACACACGAAAAAAAATGATTACTTCTAGATTCTAA